Sequence from the Candidatus Zixiibacteriota bacterium genome:
CGAAGAACTCTGAGCCAGCGCCGAACTGCAGGCCAAAGCTGGTCTTCTTGAACTCTTCGCCGTTGCCAAGTATGACTGCATCGCCCCCGGCGCCGTCATCGGTGACCTTCCAGAAATACACCCCGCCACCAGCCAACAAGTAGGGATTGACGATGTTCTTTTCCGACTTGATGAGCGCACCCAGGTTCCACTTACCGTCGAGGTACACGTACGGTGTCGTGAAATAGGGTTCACGGCCCGCGTTAGGACGAACCTCGTCCTTCATCTTCAAGGAAGCATAGTCAAAGCCTGCTTCCAGAGTGAAGTACCGGATCGGGACAAAGGACACGTGCGCCCCGAGGTCCGGGGCGACCTTAAAATAGTCGTTGAAGCTGCTGTCTCTTGTAACGTCACCGGACACAGGAAGCAGTATGCCTCCGT
This genomic interval carries:
- a CDS encoding outer membrane beta-barrel protein translates to MKRTLVLLGLIVTIALPGISFGQIPKVGNFGVGLNGGILLPVSGDVTRDSSFNDYFKVAPDLGAHVSFVPIRYFTLEAGFDYASLKMKDEVRPNAGREPYFTTPYVYLDGKWNLGALIKSEKNIVNPYLLAGGGVYFWKVTDDGAGGDAVILGNGEEFKKTSFGLQFGAGSEFFVAPNISVFAEGKYHLIFAKDEEKFGEDFSNPSAISVTGGLTFYFPIGAK